One stretch of Filifactor alocis ATCC 35896 DNA includes these proteins:
- the obgE gene encoding GTPase ObgE, with protein sequence MFIDKAEIFIKAGNGGNGAVAFRREIYVPAGGPAGGDGGNGGNIIFRADANLRTLMDFKYKKSYQAPSGEDGKGSNMHGKSGENLVLKVPIGTIIRDKESGLVLADLKENGEEAIVAKGGRGGRGNTHFKTSTRQAPNFAKAGTEGQERTVTLELKLIADVGLIGFPNVGKSTFLSIVTKANPKIANYHFTTLTPNLGVVNLKNGTGFVIADIPGIIEGAHSGVGLGHDFLRHIERTRILLHVVDISGIEGRDPHDDFLKINEELHLYNEKLSKREQIVIANKMDLLFEKDRYHEFKNKIEKYGYKVFPLSGATKEGLDDILDYVSQRLLEIETEPLYTEEEMWSEEYQPVKLEEEEITIEKEKDAYVLSGVRLEKLLYSVNFDDMESIRYFQKIMENNGVFDRLRKMGIQDGDLVKMYDLEFEFYE encoded by the coding sequence TTGTTTATAGATAAAGCAGAGATTTTTATAAAGGCGGGAAATGGTGGAAATGGCGCGGTTGCATTTCGTAGAGAAATTTATGTTCCTGCTGGCGGACCGGCCGGAGGGGACGGTGGAAATGGCGGAAATATTATTTTTAGAGCAGATGCTAACTTGAGAACGCTGATGGATTTTAAGTATAAAAAATCTTATCAAGCGCCTTCCGGAGAAGATGGGAAGGGTTCTAATATGCACGGAAAATCAGGGGAAAATTTAGTTCTTAAAGTTCCAATCGGAACGATTATTCGTGATAAAGAGAGTGGATTGGTTTTGGCAGATTTAAAAGAGAATGGTGAAGAAGCCATTGTAGCGAAGGGCGGCAGAGGTGGAAGAGGAAATACACATTTTAAAACATCGACACGACAAGCCCCTAATTTCGCAAAAGCGGGAACTGAAGGTCAAGAAAGAACCGTTACTTTGGAGTTAAAGTTGATTGCCGATGTGGGCTTGATAGGATTTCCTAATGTAGGGAAATCAACATTTCTATCTATTGTGACAAAGGCAAACCCAAAAATTGCGAACTATCATTTTACAACACTGACTCCTAATTTGGGAGTAGTAAACTTAAAAAATGGAACAGGTTTTGTCATAGCTGATATTCCGGGAATTATAGAGGGAGCACATTCCGGAGTTGGATTGGGACATGATTTTTTGCGACATATTGAGAGAACAAGAATTTTATTGCATGTTGTAGATATTTCCGGAATTGAAGGAAGAGATCCGCATGACGATTTTTTGAAAATAAATGAAGAGTTGCACCTTTACAATGAAAAATTATCTAAAAGAGAACAGATTGTGATTGCAAATAAAATGGATTTGTTATTTGAAAAAGATAGGTACCATGAATTTAAAAATAAAATCGAAAAATATGGATACAAGGTATTTCCACTTTCCGGGGCAACGAAGGAAGGTTTGGATGATATTTTAGATTATGTTAGTCAAAGGCTTTTAGAAATTGAAACAGAACCTCTTTACACGGAAGAAGAGATGTGGTCAGAAGAGTATCAACCTGTAAAACTGGAAGAAGAAGAAATTACGATTGAAAAAGAAAAAGATGCCTATGTTCTTTCAGGAGTTAGATTGGAAAAATTGTTATATTCCGTGAATTTTGATGATATGGAGTCTATTCGGTATTTTCAAAAAATTATGGAGAACAACGGTGTATTTGACCGATTAAGAAAAATGGGAATACAAGATGGTGATTTGGTAAAAATGTACGATTTGGAGTTTGAATTCTATGAATAA
- the gatA gene encoding Asp-tRNA(Asn)/Glu-tRNA(Gln) amidotransferase subunit GatA: MDLKNISIQDANCMLKKGECSVSELLTSSYDRIEKIDEEVKAFITLSKDVSEEQSLVAQKKFEEKTDTLLTGIPYSVKDNISTKGVKTTCASKMLENYIPIYDATVIEKLNTHMPIMVGKVNMDEFAMGGSTEKSAFFPTKNPFDTDYVPGGSSGGSAVSVASGEVLFSLGSDTGGSVRQPASYCGIVGVKPTYGRISRYGLVAFGSSLDQVGILTKNVADSAIVLNAISGKDSMDSTSADIQVDEYLNQLDGNIKGLRIGIIKDLFEDGIDVDVKGAVQNAIEKFEELGAICEIVDLKHIRHSIETYYIIAPSEASSNLSRFDGVKYGYRTENYSDLEEMYINTRSEGFGDEVKRRILLGTFTLSAGYYDAYYQKALKVRTLIKQDFVNAFKKYDLLLSPTAPNVAFRCGEKTNDPLSMYLEDLCTIPVNLAGLPAISIPCGRKGKLPIGLQLIGNYFKEGTMLKAADAFEKNTDYHKMVAELD, translated from the coding sequence ATGGACTTGAAAAATATTAGTATTCAAGATGCAAATTGTATGTTAAAAAAGGGAGAATGTTCTGTTTCGGAACTATTGACCTCTTCTTATGATAGGATTGAAAAAATAGATGAAGAGGTTAAGGCATTTATTACTCTATCAAAGGATGTGTCGGAAGAGCAATCTCTTGTTGCACAGAAAAAATTTGAAGAGAAAACAGATACATTGTTGACAGGCATTCCTTACTCTGTAAAGGATAATATTTCAACAAAAGGTGTGAAAACAACCTGTGCGTCTAAAATGTTGGAAAATTATATTCCTATTTATGATGCCACTGTTATAGAAAAATTAAATACTCATATGCCGATTATGGTTGGAAAAGTAAATATGGATGAATTTGCAATGGGAGGCTCTACAGAGAAATCTGCATTTTTTCCTACAAAAAATCCTTTTGATACTGATTATGTACCGGGAGGTTCTTCGGGTGGTTCTGCCGTTTCTGTTGCATCCGGAGAAGTTTTGTTTTCACTCGGTTCAGATACCGGAGGTTCTGTTCGTCAACCGGCATCCTATTGTGGAATTGTAGGAGTAAAACCGACTTACGGAAGAATTTCAAGATATGGTTTGGTGGCATTTGGTTCATCATTAGATCAAGTTGGAATTCTAACGAAAAATGTTGCAGATTCAGCAATTGTTTTGAATGCAATTTCCGGGAAAGACAGTATGGATTCCACATCGGCAGATATTCAAGTAGATGAATATTTGAATCAGTTGGATGGTAATATAAAAGGATTGCGTATAGGAATCATCAAGGATCTGTTTGAAGATGGGATTGATGTAGATGTAAAGGGAGCTGTACAAAATGCAATTGAGAAATTTGAAGAGTTGGGAGCAATCTGTGAGATAGTGGATTTGAAACATATTCGTCATTCTATTGAAACCTATTATATTATAGCTCCCAGCGAAGCTTCGTCAAACTTATCCAGATTTGATGGTGTGAAATACGGTTATCGAACAGAGAATTATTCCGACTTAGAAGAAATGTACATCAATACAAGAAGTGAAGGATTTGGAGATGAAGTAAAGAGAAGAATTTTATTGGGAACATTTACTCTGAGTGCGGGATATTATGATGCATATTATCAAAAAGCATTGAAAGTACGCACATTGATTAAGCAAGATTTTGTAAATGCGTTCAAAAAATATGATCTCTTATTGAGTCCCACAGCTCCTAATGTGGCATTCCGTTGTGGGGAAAAAACAAACGATCCTCTTTCAATGTATTTGGAAGATTTGTGTACAATACCGGTAAATTTGGCAGGATTACCTGCAATTTCAATCCCTTGCGGAAGAAAAGGAAAGCTGCCAATCGGTTTGCAATTGATTGGAAACTATTTTAAAGAGGGAACAATGCTAAAGGCAGCAGATGCATTTGAAAAAAATACAGATTATCATAAAATGGTTGCAGAATTAGACTAG
- a CDS encoding methionine gamma-lyase family protein: MDDRNIDFLRKNFGITEEILSFEKTAEEQIQHVFEQYQDIQKYNQYKVLNAMQKCRLSDTHFNWTTGYGYNDVGREKVEEIFSVVFETEDALVRSNIVNGTHALTLCLQGLLFPGDVMLSISSKPYDTLDKVIGISEDSHSLVSYGVRYKQVDFLEDGSFDRVSIEKVMRETPDLKMVYIQRSKGYSNRKSLSVEDIESIVTFVRSINRDVIIMVDNCYGEFLETREPTEVGVDIMAGSLIKNPGGGLALTGGYICGKKHLIDAVAKRLTSPSIGKECGLTFGMTRTILQGLFLAPSVVAGAVKGAIFCSKLFENQGYRTFPQSNDVRSDIIQAVQLNSAEEIIAFCKGVQEASPVDAFVSPEPWEMPGYDDPVIMAAGNFIQGSSIELSADAPIREPYTVFFQGGLTYEYSKIGSLLALKNIINLKK, translated from the coding sequence ATGGATGATAGAAATATAGATTTTTTAAGAAAAAACTTTGGAATCACAGAAGAAATTCTTTCTTTTGAAAAAACTGCAGAAGAGCAAATACAACATGTTTTTGAACAGTATCAAGATATTCAAAAGTATAATCAATACAAAGTATTGAATGCGATGCAAAAATGCAGACTTTCCGATACTCATTTTAATTGGACGACAGGTTATGGATATAATGATGTCGGAAGAGAGAAAGTAGAAGAAATTTTTAGTGTTGTATTTGAAACAGAAGATGCATTAGTGCGTTCTAATATAGTAAATGGAACACATGCACTTACATTATGTTTACAGGGCTTGCTTTTTCCCGGGGATGTTATGCTTTCTATTTCCTCTAAGCCTTATGATACATTGGATAAAGTGATTGGAATTTCGGAAGATAGCCATTCGTTGGTTTCTTATGGAGTCAGGTATAAGCAGGTAGACTTTTTGGAAGACGGTTCATTCGACAGAGTGTCTATTGAGAAAGTAATGAGGGAAACACCTGATTTGAAAATGGTATACATTCAAAGATCAAAAGGTTACAGTAATCGAAAATCCCTGTCTGTAGAGGATATCGAAAGTATTGTAACATTTGTACGTTCTATCAACCGAGATGTAATTATCATGGTCGACAATTGTTATGGTGAATTTTTAGAGACAAGAGAACCCACAGAGGTTGGAGTAGATATTATGGCAGGCTCTCTTATCAAAAATCCGGGAGGAGGGCTTGCTTTGACTGGAGGATATATTTGTGGAAAAAAACATTTGATAGATGCTGTTGCTAAAAGATTAACATCCCCAAGTATAGGAAAAGAGTGTGGACTTACTTTCGGAATGACAAGAACGATTTTACAAGGGTTGTTTTTAGCTCCATCTGTTGTAGCAGGTGCTGTAAAAGGTGCGATTTTTTGTAGTAAATTATTTGAAAATCAAGGATATAGAACATTTCCTCAATCCAATGATGTCCGCAGTGATATTATTCAAGCTGTTCAGTTAAATTCTGCGGAAGAGATTATTGCTTTTTGCAAAGGTGTTCAGGAAGCATCTCCTGTAGACGCATTTGTATCTCCTGAACCGTGGGAAATGCCCGGATATGATGATCCTGTTATTATGGCGGCGGGAAACTTTATTCAAGGCTCTTCCATAGAGCTGAGTGCAGATGCTCCCATTCGTGAACCGTATACGGTGTTTTTTCAAGGAGGCTTGACCTATGAATACTCTAAAATTGGCTCTTTGCTTGCGTTGAAAAATATTATAAATTTGAAAAAATAG
- the gatB gene encoding Asp-tRNA(Asn)/Glu-tRNA(Gln) amidotransferase subunit GatB — protein sequence MNYKTLIGIEIHVELLTKTKAFCGCKNEFGSEVNTNCCPVCVGMPGTLPVLNEQVLKYAIMAGLSTNCSIERNTKMDRKNYFYPDLTKGYQISQFDRPLCYEGYVEIEDEDGNEKKIRLIRIHMEEDTGKSIHDVSGDSLIDYNRAGVPLIEIVSYPDMNSPIEAYRYLENLKEILLFTGVSDVKMEQGSLRCDVNINVVREDGVKSNIVELKNLNSFKSALKAMEYEEKRHIELLEKGENSLKETRRWDEQNQVTISMRSKENVQDYRYFPEADIVDFVISEEYINDIRDSLPELPSEKRKRFIKEYGVTQADATILNSSKEISAYFEKLIALTEDKQVTTNFFLSEFLRRLKDSESTIGNEKFDINQFAFLLNQISQKKINNNMAKKIFRKMFEDGIDPKEHIEKEGLTQVQDEGFILDIVKEVLSQNPQSIDDLKNGKDRAFGFLVGQVMKQSKGKANPQIVNTLLKKEIDSM from the coding sequence TTGAATTATAAAACATTAATTGGAATAGAAATTCATGTGGAACTCTTAACGAAAACAAAAGCGTTCTGTGGTTGCAAGAATGAGTTTGGTAGTGAAGTGAATACAAATTGTTGCCCTGTGTGTGTGGGAATGCCGGGAACTTTGCCCGTATTGAATGAACAAGTTTTGAAATATGCCATTATGGCGGGTTTGTCTACAAATTGTTCGATTGAAAGAAATACAAAAATGGATCGAAAAAATTATTTTTATCCTGATTTGACAAAAGGTTATCAAATTTCTCAATTTGATAGGCCGCTATGTTATGAAGGATATGTTGAAATTGAAGATGAGGATGGAAATGAGAAGAAGATTAGATTGATTCGCATTCACATGGAAGAAGATACAGGAAAATCCATCCATGATGTTTCGGGAGACTCTTTGATTGATTACAATAGAGCAGGAGTTCCGTTAATCGAAATTGTATCTTATCCTGATATGAATTCTCCGATAGAAGCATATCGATATTTGGAAAATTTAAAAGAGATTCTTTTATTTACCGGAGTATCCGATGTTAAGATGGAACAAGGTTCTCTTCGTTGTGATGTTAACATCAACGTTGTAAGGGAGGATGGTGTTAAATCTAATATTGTAGAATTGAAGAATTTGAATTCTTTTAAATCAGCATTAAAGGCAATGGAATACGAAGAAAAAAGACATATTGAACTTTTGGAAAAGGGAGAAAATTCTCTAAAGGAAACAAGAAGATGGGATGAACAAAATCAAGTGACTATTTCTATGAGAAGTAAAGAAAATGTACAAGATTATCGCTATTTCCCAGAAGCGGACATTGTGGATTTTGTGATTTCGGAAGAGTATATCAATGATATTAGAGATAGTTTGCCTGAACTTCCGTCAGAGAAAAGGAAACGATTTATAAAAGAATATGGAGTTACTCAAGCTGATGCGACAATTCTAAATTCAAGCAAAGAAATTTCTGCTTATTTCGAAAAATTGATTGCATTGACAGAAGATAAGCAAGTAACAACGAACTTTTTCTTGTCTGAATTTTTGAGAAGGTTGAAGGATTCTGAGTCTACAATCGGAAATGAGAAGTTTGACATCAATCAATTTGCATTTTTGTTGAACCAAATTTCACAAAAGAAAATCAATAATAATATGGCAAAGAAAATTTTTAGAAAAATGTTTGAAGATGGAATTGATCCGAAAGAACATATAGAAAAAGAAGGATTAACACAAGTTCAAGACGAAGGATTCATTCTTGACATTGTAAAAGAAGTATTATCTCAAAATCCTCAATCGATAGATGATTTAAAAAATGGAAAGGATAGAGCATTTGGATTTTTGGTGGGACAAGTTATGAAACAATCCAAAGGAAAAGCGAATCCTCAAATTGTAAATACATTGTTGAAAAAAGAAATTGACAGTATGTAA
- the asnA gene encoding aspartate--ammonia ligase yields MAVDKLILPEGYVNEFTVLETEIAIKKIKDLFQKTLAEKLKLTRVSAPLFVKTDSGLNDGLNGVERPVAFDMKDSGDNLEIVQSLAKWKRLALYRYGFSRNTGLYTDMNAIRRDEELDNIHSIYVDQWDWEKIIDEEDRTIEYLKDTVRTIYQVFLEVEDFLEKEHSFYKKALPSEIFFIDSEELRAKYPSLSSKEREYEITKEKGAVFIIGIGGMLADGSIHDSRAADYDDWKLNGDLLFYDEVLDLALELSSMGIRVDKVSLKNQLKEKNEEYKLKYDFHQKIQNQILPLTIGGGIGQSRICMFFLRKAHIGEVQVSIWPSEDKKLCAKNNIFLL; encoded by the coding sequence ATGGCAGTAGATAAGTTAATTTTACCGGAAGGATATGTAAATGAATTCACTGTTTTGGAAACAGAGATTGCAATCAAAAAAATAAAAGATTTGTTTCAAAAAACATTGGCAGAAAAATTGAAACTGACAAGAGTGTCAGCGCCCCTGTTTGTTAAAACAGATAGTGGGTTAAATGATGGATTGAACGGAGTAGAGCGCCCGGTTGCTTTCGATATGAAGGATTCGGGAGATAATTTAGAGATTGTTCAATCGTTAGCAAAATGGAAAAGATTGGCATTATACAGATATGGATTTTCCAGAAATACTGGTCTTTATACCGATATGAACGCAATTCGTCGTGATGAAGAGTTGGACAATATTCATTCTATTTATGTAGATCAATGGGATTGGGAAAAGATTATTGATGAGGAAGATAGGACAATAGAGTATTTGAAGGATACTGTGCGAACGATTTATCAAGTGTTTTTAGAAGTAGAAGATTTTTTGGAAAAAGAGCATAGTTTCTACAAAAAAGCACTTCCTTCTGAAATTTTCTTTATCGATTCTGAAGAGTTAAGAGCGAAATACCCTTCGCTATCTTCTAAAGAAAGAGAGTATGAGATTACAAAAGAAAAAGGAGCAGTATTTATTATCGGAATTGGCGGGATGTTGGCGGATGGAAGTATTCATGATTCCAGAGCAGCTGATTACGACGATTGGAAACTGAACGGAGATTTATTATTTTATGATGAGGTTCTTGACCTTGCATTAGAGTTGTCTTCCATGGGAATTCGTGTAGATAAAGTTTCTCTAAAAAATCAATTGAAAGAAAAAAATGAAGAGTATAAGCTAAAATATGATTTTCATCAAAAGATTCAAAATCAAATTCTTCCGCTGACAATTGGTGGCGGAATCGGACAATCCAGAATTTGTATGTTCTTTTTGAGAAAAGCACATATCGGAGAGGTACAAGTTTCAATATGGCCTTCTGAAGATAAGAAATTATGTGCAAAAAATAACATATTTCTTTTATAA
- the gatC gene encoding Asp-tRNA(Asn)/Glu-tRNA(Gln) amidotransferase subunit GatC, whose amino-acid sequence MISGQSISMVIDKKVLDYMSHLSKLKIDDEKQEEMLESLEKILGYISSLEECDTENTEITYNVLGLENVMRDDTITPSFDREDILKNAPSKEAGCFIVPKVLS is encoded by the coding sequence TTGATTTCAGGTCAATCGATAAGTATGGTAATAGATAAAAAAGTACTGGATTATATGAGTCATCTATCTAAACTAAAAATTGATGATGAGAAACAAGAAGAAATGTTGGAATCTTTAGAAAAAATATTAGGATATATATCCTCTTTAGAAGAATGTGATACAGAAAACACAGAAATTACTTATAATGTTTTAGGATTAGAGAATGTTATGAGGGATGATACAATAACTCCGTCCTTTGACAGAGAAGATATACTCAAGAATGCTCCGTCAAAAGAAGCAGGATGCTTTATTGTTCCAAAAGTTTTATCTTAG
- the ligA gene encoding NAD-dependent DNA ligase LigA, which translates to MDAEKKIKLLRERLEYYSAKYYQEDAPEISDAEYDSMMKELMSLEKEHPSLRSAESPSEKVGGSYSKKFAEYVHRVPLLSLSNAFSYEELLEFDQKIRERCGDISYCVELKIDGLSVALEYKKGKFIHGATRGNGQQGENVTDNLNEIVTIPKELNQKVDLVVRGEVFLPKDRFLKLNEQQEDLGLPLFANPRNAASGSLRQLDSNITKDRNLDIFIFNVQEWMDNSDKEKEQELNSHSKQLNYLDDLGFKTISPREHCESMEKVIEFIKYWTEHREELLFDIDGIVIKVDELNKREILGQTAKAPRWAIAYKFPAEQKETTIEAITVQVGRTGVLTPIAELTPVLISGSTVSRATLHNEDYIAMKDIRVGDRVIVQKAGEIIPEVHAVMKDKRDGTEVVFHMPHTCPSCGAATQKIDGEVAVKCTNFACPAQLKRRMIHFVSKSAMDIDNFGPSIVSSLYENGLIKNIADIYLLKEKDLLQLNGFAKKSASNLISSINHSKSRNLNQLLVALGIDFVGEKAAKVLSKNFSSLEELEKANLDDLMRIEEIGLKTAQSILNYFQLEENRAVLERLVEYGVNTKSISGTDQNSSKVFSGKKFVLTGTLEGMKRSEAKKIIETCGGEVMSAVSTSVDYLLAGDSPGSKLKKAQELNIPILTKDEFLVMVNE; encoded by the coding sequence ATGGATGCTGAAAAAAAAATAAAGTTACTTAGGGAACGCTTGGAATACTATTCTGCTAAATACTATCAGGAGGATGCACCGGAAATTAGTGATGCAGAATATGATAGTATGATGAAAGAGTTGATGTCTTTAGAAAAAGAGCACCCTTCTTTAAGGTCGGCAGAGTCTCCAAGTGAAAAAGTTGGGGGAAGTTATTCTAAGAAGTTTGCAGAGTATGTTCATAGAGTGCCGTTGTTGTCGTTATCAAATGCTTTTTCTTATGAAGAACTGCTTGAATTTGATCAGAAAATAAGAGAGCGTTGTGGAGATATCTCATATTGTGTAGAATTAAAAATTGACGGATTGTCTGTTGCCTTAGAGTATAAGAAAGGAAAATTTATTCATGGCGCTACAAGAGGAAACGGACAGCAGGGAGAGAATGTGACCGATAACTTAAATGAAATCGTTACAATTCCAAAAGAATTGAATCAGAAAGTTGATTTGGTAGTCAGAGGAGAAGTTTTTCTTCCGAAAGATCGTTTTTTAAAGTTAAATGAACAGCAAGAAGACTTAGGGTTACCTCTATTTGCAAATCCCAGAAATGCCGCTTCCGGTTCTTTGAGACAATTGGATTCGAATATTACAAAAGACAGAAATTTAGATATTTTTATTTTTAATGTTCAAGAGTGGATGGACAACTCTGATAAAGAAAAAGAACAGGAACTAAACTCTCATTCCAAGCAGTTAAACTACCTGGATGATTTAGGATTTAAAACAATATCTCCCAGAGAACATTGTGAGTCTATGGAAAAAGTAATTGAATTTATCAAGTATTGGACGGAACATAGAGAAGAATTGTTGTTTGATATCGATGGGATTGTTATAAAAGTTGACGAGTTAAATAAGAGAGAAATCTTAGGGCAGACTGCAAAAGCTCCACGGTGGGCGATTGCATATAAATTTCCCGCTGAACAAAAAGAGACTACAATAGAAGCAATTACGGTCCAAGTAGGAAGAACAGGAGTTTTGACACCTATTGCCGAGTTGACACCGGTTTTGATTTCAGGCTCTACAGTATCAAGAGCGACCTTGCACAATGAGGACTATATTGCAATGAAAGATATTCGTGTAGGAGATAGGGTCATTGTTCAAAAAGCAGGTGAAATTATACCGGAAGTACATGCTGTTATGAAAGATAAAAGAGATGGAACAGAAGTTGTTTTTCATATGCCGCATACATGCCCTTCGTGTGGTGCTGCAACTCAAAAAATTGATGGAGAAGTTGCCGTTAAATGTACTAATTTTGCCTGTCCGGCACAGTTAAAACGTAGAATGATTCATTTTGTTTCAAAGAGTGCAATGGATATTGATAATTTTGGTCCGAGTATTGTATCTTCCCTTTATGAAAATGGTTTGATTAAAAATATAGCGGACATCTATTTGTTGAAAGAAAAGGATTTGTTACAACTAAACGGTTTTGCAAAGAAGTCTGCGTCCAATTTAATTTCGTCCATTAATCATTCCAAATCAAGAAATTTAAATCAATTATTGGTAGCATTAGGGATTGATTTTGTGGGAGAAAAAGCAGCTAAGGTGCTAAGTAAAAATTTTTCTTCGCTTGAAGAACTGGAAAAAGCAAATTTAGATGATTTGATGAGAATAGAAGAAATTGGATTGAAGACAGCACAGAGTATTTTGAACTATTTTCAACTGGAGGAAAATAGAGCTGTTCTTGAGAGATTGGTAGAATATGGTGTTAATACAAAATCAATTTCCGGTACGGACCAAAACAGTTCAAAAGTATTTTCCGGAAAGAAATTTGTTCTGACGGGAACATTAGAGGGAATGAAACGCTCTGAAGCAAAAAAAATAATAGAAACTTGTGGTGGAGAAGTGATGTCGGCTGTCAGTACATCTGTTGATTATTTGTTGGCAGGAGACAGTCCGGGAAGTAAATTAAAAAAGGCTCAGGAATTGAATATTCCAATCTTGACGAAAGATGAATTCTTGGTTATGGTAAATGAATAA
- the yhbY gene encoding ribosome assembly RNA-binding protein YhbY translates to MITTKQRGFLRGLANKLEPVVLIGKGQVTEEVVESVDQVLEKRELIKVKIQENAYLDTKETAQKIAALLDADIVQCIGSKFVLYRKSKTNSKNLI, encoded by the coding sequence ATGATAACAACAAAGCAGAGAGGTTTTCTTAGAGGATTGGCAAATAAGTTGGAACCTGTTGTATTGATTGGGAAAGGTCAAGTTACCGAAGAAGTGGTAGAATCAGTCGATCAAGTTCTTGAAAAGAGAGAATTGATTAAGGTAAAAATTCAAGAAAATGCATACTTGGATACGAAGGAAACAGCACAGAAGATTGCTGCTCTTTTAGATGCTGATATTGTTCAATGTATCGGGTCTAAATTTGTTTTATATAGAAAATCAAAAACTAATTCTAAAAATTTAATATAG